The genomic region TTACTCCAGCTTCATTAATAGCCTTTTCACCAACTTCCCATATCCATTCAATGTGTTTACGAGAAGCTATTTCAGGCACAATACCACCGTATTTGCTGTGAAACTTAATCTGAGATGACACAATATTGCTTAAAATTTTTCTGTTCTCTAAAATCGCCACTGATGTGTCATCGCATGATGTATCAATTCCAAGTACAATCATGAATTACATACTTCCGTATGAGTGTAGTCCGCTTAAGAATAAATTTACTCCAAGATATGTAAAAATTGTTATAAGAAAGCCAATTACAGCTATCATTGAAGTTTTTGTGCCTTTCCATCCTCTGATAAACTTTGCATGAAGATAAAAAGCATAAACAAACCATGTTATCAATGACCATGTTTCCTTTGGATCCCATCCCCAGTACCTTCCCCATGCCTGATCAGCCCATATGGCACCAAAAACCAAGCCTCCAATAGTAAATATGGGGAAACCAAAAGCTATTCCCTTATATGTCATATCTTCAAGAAATCCTGAAGTAATTTTTAAACTTTGAACTATTTTTTTCATGTGGTCACCAAATCTCCAGAAAAGAAAAATAATTGTTATTAATGCTATCCAACAAAAAATAGATATTATAATCGAAGAATTTCCCAGGGTTGAATGAAAGATTTTTATTGATTTTGGGTTTGATGCCGAGAAAGCATCAAATATTAATGATATAAACATAAAAACCATAAAGCCCAAAATTGATGTAGAAAAGATGTATTTGAAAGATTTTTTACTTTCTGTCTCCACTATAACATGAAGAAGCGCAGTTATAAAGCTTATTCCAAAAGCAGCATAGGCAATAAAACTTAGCGTAACGTGTGCCAGCAACCAGTTGCTTTTCAGAGCTGGAACAAGAGGCTGAACTTCTTTAGTTATTCCAAGAACATCAGTAAGTCCAATTGTTATACCTGCAATAACGGAAACAAAAACTCCAAAGCTTTTATTTTTATATTTCCATTCAATAAAAAGATAACCTGATACTATACACAAAACAAAAAAAACCAGACTTTCGTATAAATTAGTAATTGGAATACTTCTCATAACTGAATGATTTATCGCATACATTTCTTTAAATCTCTGGATAAATCCATAAATGTGAATCAGTGCACCTGTAGAAAGTATTCCTGTTGCAGCAAACCCGATTTTTTTATTTTTTGTGAGTATGTAAACAATATAAACTGGCATTACAAGAATGTAAAGAATTCCTGCAATAGATATAATCTGATAGCTCATGCTTCATCTCCTTTCAGTTTTTTTATTATCTCATCAATTTGTCTTTCAACCATTCCCTTTGATGTTGGACAGTAAAAGACTACCTGATTTTTGTTTATTACAGCAAAGTAATTGACAGGTCTTAAGAAAAGGCAGATAAAAAGACCCAAGCACATTAAAATTGAACCTGTGTATATAAGAGGAACTCCAGGGTCCCGTCTTACCTGTAGTCCTGTAAATTGAGCACCCCATAGTTCATTGAATCTGAGTTTACCATAAGGAGTTTGCCATGATTCAGGAATTTTTTTAAGTATCCATTGTTGTGTTTTTTTTCCATTGTTTTCAAACTCTACAAGCACAGCAGGATTAATCATATCAGAACTCATGTTAAAAAGCCTACCTTCCTCATCTATTCCTAAAGCAGGGGAGAAATCTACAACAGAAGCAGTTACTGAAGTCCCTGGAATTTTAAAATTTTCCTCAAAATGAACATTGATGTTGTGTTCCTTTCCTGTTTTATCAAAATAAGTAAATTTAAACTCAGCATGCTCTGTTGGTTGAAATCCATAGCTTGCCTGATAAAAAGTAATTCCTCTGTATGTAAAAGGGTGATTTACTTCAATGACAATGTTTTCCCGCACAGGTTTACCGCTTTCAATAATTTTGAGATAGCTTCTATAAGCCTTTGGTATGGCAGAGTTTTCATAGTATTCTGCCTCAAATCTCTCACATCTAATCTCAAAACCAAGTGGAATAGCTTTTCCTTCATCTGAAATAGCAAAGTTTAGTCCTGTTCCTTCAACTATGTTCATAGAACCTCTAAATCCAAAGAAAGTTCCTATTAAAGCTCCAGCAAGAATTATAAGAATGCTTAAATGAGTTAAGTATACTGCCAATCTTGTTTTATTCCATTTTTTTGCCTGAATTTGAAATCCTTCTTGAGTTTCAAAAACATGTGTGGAAAATCCTTTATTCTGAAAGAGTTCTTTAATTTTCTCCAGTATTCTGTCGTTATTTATTTTTACTGTTTTTTTTATTGGCATTTTATCAAGCACTGATAAAGGATAGGGCTGAGGGGGGGCTTTAAAAGATTTTAGAAGAGTAGGTAGTCTGTCAATTGAACAGACAATCAAGTTTAATGCAAACATAAATAGTAAAAAGGTAAACCACCAGCTGTGATAAACATTATTAAGGTCAAAAAGGTTAATTATTTCGTAAGTTTTATGTGCAGATGAAATTGACATAAATTTTGAAAAAAATTTAATAACAGGCTCAGGCTCAATGCTTTGAGGAATAACTGTCCCAATTGCAGCTCCAGTTGAAATAGTAATAAATAAAGCTACTGCAAGCTCTGTAGAAGCAAAAAAATTCCAAACTTTTTCGTTTACTCTGTTAAGCATAATCCCTCCAATTTATCCTAATTGATTAATTTATCATACCTGTGATATATTTTTCTATGAACTATCTTAAAAAATTAGTTATTTTTACATCCATTTTGTTACTTTTATTTGTTTCTTCTGGGTATTGTAAAAATAAAAAAACTGTTATTCTTTATCTTTTCTGGGCAGAAGGATGTCCACATTGTGCTAAGGAAAAAATTTTTTTGTCTGATTTAAAGAAAAAATATCCTCCACTGCAGATTAAGGATTATGAAGTATCAATGCCTGCATCAATAGAGCTTCTTAAAACAATGTCAAAGGCTTACAATATAACTCCAACAGGTGTTCCTGTTACATTTGTAGGCAATAAAGCATTAATTGGTTTCTCAGAAAAAATAGCCTCCCAGATTGAAGAAACCATAAAATACTGTCTTAAAAATACCTGCGAAGACCCTCTCTATAAAAAATAATTATTAATTATTTTAAAAATTTTTATAAATTCTTCAATATAAAACATTGATATTCTCTTAATGTTGTGGTATAATGTTCCCAACGTGTGAACAAAAATCCTTGAAAGGAGTAAGGGATGAGAGGAATATTAATCGGGAGTGTTATTATTCTGTGTTTTTTGATTTCCTATTTTATTCCAGTAAAAGATGCGGTTTCTGATGATGTAAAATCCTGTTTGCGTTGTCATGGAATGAAATCCTTACAGAAAAAATTGGAAAATGGAGAATCCCTTTCTCTTTATATTGATGGTACTAAATTTGAAAAGTCTGTCCATGGAGCTATGGATTGCTCTTCCTGTCATCCAGATATTACACTAAAAAATCATCCAAGACCAAAAAAAGTAGCAGACAAAAAAGTTTATACAAAGGAATTTTCAAAAAATTGCCTTGTCTGTCATCCTCAGGATTCATTAATGAAACCTAAAATGCACGGAGAAGTTGTGAAAAAGGGCGAGATTTTATGTGCAGAATGTCATGGTTCTCACTATATTAACTCCATAAAAGAATGGAAAAATAAAGTATCTTTTAATGAATACTGTTTAACCTGCCATCAGTTTAATATGACTAAGACTTTGCCAAGTAAAGAAAAAATTTCTCTTAAAGTAAATGAACAGGAGATTAAAAACTCTGTTCATGGTAAATTTCAGTGTCTCGTCTGTCATGATGATTTTTCAAAAGTAAACCATCCTGTTTACAATTATAAAAATAAATCAGAATACAGAATAAAAATGACTGCTATTTGCACAAAATGCCATACTGATAAAGAACTTCAGAAAAATCCTGCCCATTACGCTCTTACAAAAACAGCTTCCTGCATTGAATGTCACGGCTATCATGGAGTAAAACCAGTTAAGGTTGTCAAATCACTACCTGAAAATGAGTACTGTTTAAAATGTCACAGTAGTAGTATTGTTAAGAATATGAAAAATAGAGAAACCCTATCAGTTCAGGTAAAGGAAAGTGATATTTTAAGTTCTGTCCATAAAAAACTAAAATGCACAGATTGCCATAAAGAATTTTCCACAACTCAGCATCCTGTAAGAAACTTTGAGTCTGTAAAAGATTACAGGGCAAAGGCAAAAGATGTTTGTAACAACTGCCATCAGGAGGCAGTTAAAAAATATGATATAAGCATTCACGCAGAAGCTCTTAAAAAAGGTAATCAACAATCTCCTGATTGTCTTAAATGCCATGATTATCATAAAGTAACATTAATAACAAAAGATAAAAATGCAAGTTCTGAACTCTGTATAAAGTGCCATTCAGAATCAGGTCAGGCTTTTAAAGCAAGTGTTCATCAGAAAGCTATTAATGATGGTAAACATAATGCTCCAAACTGTGCATCCTGTCACAATTCCCATGATGTTTTACCAACGAATATAGCAAAACTTGGAGATTCCTGTGTAAAATGCCATAAGGATGTTAAAACAGCTCATAATAAATGGCTCTGGAATCCTCCTCTAAGACTCACCACATTTGTAGATGCGCATCTTAATTACGCATCCTGTGCTGCCTGTCATACAAATGTTAACAAAGCAGTTTATCTTACACTTTTTGATAGAGCTAAGAGCAAGCCATTAACAGAAGCTGAAGTTGCCAAGCTCTTCGGAGTTGATGTAAAAGAGGTTAAAGGCAAATTGGATTACAACAATGATGGAAAAATTCAACAGGAAGAACTCTGGCAATTTATGTCCACAGTAAAAACAAAGTCTAAGGCAAATCTTTCTGGTAGAATTGATGTTTTAAATCCAAATGATGCCCATAAGATAGAACCAAAATCAAAAGCTATAAAAGACTGTGCATCATGTCATAATCAAGCAGTTCAGTTTGCTGCAAAGGTTGAGATTAACAGGGAAGGTGAAAAACCTATTAAATTTGATCTTGACAGTAAAGCATTAAACTCAGCCTATGCAATACCTAATATTAGAGATTT from Thermodesulfovibrio sp. 3907-1M harbors:
- the ccsB gene encoding c-type cytochrome biogenesis protein CcsB; this translates as MSYQIISIAGILYILVMPVYIVYILTKNKKIGFAATGILSTGALIHIYGFIQRFKEMYAINHSVMRSIPITNLYESLVFFVLCIVSGYLFIEWKYKNKSFGVFVSVIAGITIGLTDVLGITKEVQPLVPALKSNWLLAHVTLSFIAYAAFGISFITALLHVIVETESKKSFKYIFSTSILGFMVFMFISLIFDAFSASNPKSIKIFHSTLGNSSIIISIFCWIALITIIFLFWRFGDHMKKIVQSLKITSGFLEDMTYKGIAFGFPIFTIGGLVFGAIWADQAWGRYWGWDPKETWSLITWFVYAFYLHAKFIRGWKGTKTSMIAVIGFLITIFTYLGVNLFLSGLHSYGSM
- a CDS encoding cytochrome c family protein: MRGILIGSVIILCFLISYFIPVKDAVSDDVKSCLRCHGMKSLQKKLENGESLSLYIDGTKFEKSVHGAMDCSSCHPDITLKNHPRPKKVADKKVYTKEFSKNCLVCHPQDSLMKPKMHGEVVKKGEILCAECHGSHYINSIKEWKNKVSFNEYCLTCHQFNMTKTLPSKEKISLKVNEQEIKNSVHGKFQCLVCHDDFSKVNHPVYNYKNKSEYRIKMTAICTKCHTDKELQKNPAHYALTKTASCIECHGYHGVKPVKVVKSLPENEYCLKCHSSSIVKNMKNRETLSVQVKESDILSSVHKKLKCTDCHKEFSTTQHPVRNFESVKDYRAKAKDVCNNCHQEAVKKYDISIHAEALKKGNQQSPDCLKCHDYHKVTLITKDKNASSELCIKCHSESGQAFKASVHQKAINDGKHNAPNCASCHNSHDVLPTNIAKLGDSCVKCHKDVKTAHNKWLWNPPLRLTTFVDAHLNYASCAACHTNVNKAVYLTLFDRAKSKPLTEAEVAKLFGVDVKEVKGKLDYNNDGKIQQEELWQFMSTVKTKSKANLSGRIDVLNPNDAHKIEPKSKAIKDCASCHNQAVQFAAKVEINREGEKPIKFDLDSKALNSAYAIPNIRDFYVLALTKIKILDILFFIALLGGIAVPVGHITLRILTAPIRRKRREGK
- a CDS encoding cytochrome c biogenesis protein ResB, giving the protein MLNRVNEKVWNFFASTELAVALFITISTGAAIGTVIPQSIEPEPVIKFFSKFMSISSAHKTYEIINLFDLNNVYHSWWFTFLLFMFALNLIVCSIDRLPTLLKSFKAPPQPYPLSVLDKMPIKKTVKINNDRILEKIKELFQNKGFSTHVFETQEGFQIQAKKWNKTRLAVYLTHLSILIILAGALIGTFFGFRGSMNIVEGTGLNFAISDEGKAIPLGFEIRCERFEAEYYENSAIPKAYRSYLKIIESGKPVRENIVIEVNHPFTYRGITFYQASYGFQPTEHAEFKFTYFDKTGKEHNINVHFEENFKIPGTSVTASVVDFSPALGIDEEGRLFNMSSDMINPAVLVEFENNGKKTQQWILKKIPESWQTPYGKLRFNELWGAQFTGLQVRRDPGVPLIYTGSILMCLGLFICLFLRPVNYFAVINKNQVVFYCPTSKGMVERQIDEIIKKLKGDEA